A window from Drosophila nasuta strain 15112-1781.00 chromosome 3, ASM2355853v1, whole genome shotgun sequence encodes these proteins:
- the LOC132792965 gene encoding facilitated trehalose transporter Tret1-2 homolog isoform X2: MSDKSEKLSVLSLTQIVAAFGLSMCAFSIGNAAAYTSPALPSMTNKNVTSFSVSTQEASWVGGIMPLAGLVGGILGGPLIMYVGRKMTAMLSFVPFFIGWTLIAFASSVAMVLVGRGLSGFAVGVASLALPVYLSEAIHPLIRGILGLMPTLIGNFGMLSCFIIGYFANWSPLAIISGLLCIPFLVLLFFVPESPRWYLTKGKPERAESALTRLRRKNTNVADEFKEMTKRLADEAEGSNTCKDIFQKKYFKPVSIAVALMIFQQLSGISAVIFYTVMIFNMSDSSVDSYLSTIIVGTVNFMASLLAIFNIDHAGRKSREMNLDGVGWVPLVCLVIYVLGFSMGFGPIPWLMMGEILPSRIRAPAASLVVGCNWGFTFIVTKTFQDLIDLVGAHGAFVFFCAVCIIALVFVIFIVPETKNKSLEQIEEELTGGSGK, from the exons ATGTCAGACAAGTCTGAAAAATTATCAGTCCTGTCCCTGACACAG ATTGTAGCCGCTTTTGGTTTGTCCATGTGCGCTTTCAGCATTGGCAATGCTGCAGCCTACACATCGCCGGCTCTCCCTTCGATGACGAATAAAAATGTGACAAGTTTTTCGGTGTCGACGCAAGAGGCCTCCTGGGTGGGTGGCATTATGCCACTGGCAGGACTAGTAGGTGGCATTTTAGGTGGCCCATTGATCATGTATGTGGGCAGAAAGATGACAGCGATGCTGTCATTTGTACCATTCTTCATTGGCTGGACGCTGATCGCCTTCGCGTCCTCAGTTGCGATGGTGCTCGTTGGCCGTGGTCTAAGCGGATTTGCTGTTGGCGTGGCTTCTTTAGCATTGCCAGTTTATTTGAGTGAAGCCATTCACCCGTTGATTCGTGGCATTCTGGGACTCATGCCGACACTGATTGGAAATTTCGGCATGCTTTCGTGTTTCATCATAGGATACTTTGCGAATTGGTCACCGCTTGCCATAATATCCGGCTTACTTTGTATACCTTTCCTAgtgctgttgttttttgtacCCGAAAGTCCGCGTTGGTATCTTACAAAAGGAAAACCGGAGAGGGCCGAGTCCGCTCTGACTCGACTACGGCGCAAGAACACCAATGTTGCGGATGAATTCAAAGAAATGACAAAACGGCTAGCCGACGAAGCAGAAGGATCAAATACATGCAAGGACATATTTcagaaaaagtattttaaaccGGTTTCTATAGCAGTAGCGCTGATGATTTTCCAACAGCTCAGCGGGATCAGTGCAGTAATTTTTTATACAGTCATGATCTTTAATATGTCAGATTCTAGTGTCGACAGTTATCTGAGCACCATCATTGTGGGAACTGTTAATTTTATGGCTTCTCTATTGGCAATATTTAACATAGATCACGCAGGTCGCAAG TCGAGAGAAATGAATCTTGACGGCGTTGGTTGGGTGCCATTGGTATGCCTTGTGATCTATGTGCTCGGTTTCTCAATGGGCTTTGGTCCTATTCCTTGGCTTATGATGGGCGAGATCCTGCCGTCCCGTATCCGTGCACCAGCTGCGTCTTTGGTAGTCGGCTGCAATTGGGGATTCACTTTTATTGTGACTAAAACCTTTCAGGATTTGATTG ATCTTGTTGGAGCACATGgggcatttgtttttttttgtgctgtttgtATAATTGCACTAgtctttgttatatttatagtgCCGGAAACGAAGAACAAATCACTTGAACAAATCGAAGAAGAGCTAACTGGAGGATCTGGCAAATAA
- the LOC132792965 gene encoding facilitated trehalose transporter Tret1-2 homolog isoform X1 has product MSDKSEKLSVLSLTQIVAAFGLSMCAFSIGNAAAYTSPALPSMTNKNVTSFSVSTQEASWVGGIMPLAGLVGGILGGPLIMYVGRKMTAMLSFVPFFIGWTLIAFASSVAMVLVGRGLSGFAVGVASLALPVYLSEAIHPLIRGILGLMPTLIGNFGMLSCFIIGYFANWSPLAIISGLLCIPFLVLLFFVPESPRWYLTKGKPERAESALTRLRRKNTNVADEFKEMTKRLADEAEGSNTCKDIFQKKYFKPVSIAVALMIFQQLSGISAVIFYTVMIFNMSDSSVDSYLSTIIVGTVNFMASLLAIFNIDHAGRKVLLIISALSMIITLFVLSAFFYCKSREMNLDGVGWVPLVCLVIYVLGFSMGFGPIPWLMMGEILPSRIRAPAASLVVGCNWGFTFIVTKTFQDLIDLVGAHGAFVFFCAVCIIALVFVIFIVPETKNKSLEQIEEELTGGSGK; this is encoded by the exons ATGTCAGACAAGTCTGAAAAATTATCAGTCCTGTCCCTGACACAG ATTGTAGCCGCTTTTGGTTTGTCCATGTGCGCTTTCAGCATTGGCAATGCTGCAGCCTACACATCGCCGGCTCTCCCTTCGATGACGAATAAAAATGTGACAAGTTTTTCGGTGTCGACGCAAGAGGCCTCCTGGGTGGGTGGCATTATGCCACTGGCAGGACTAGTAGGTGGCATTTTAGGTGGCCCATTGATCATGTATGTGGGCAGAAAGATGACAGCGATGCTGTCATTTGTACCATTCTTCATTGGCTGGACGCTGATCGCCTTCGCGTCCTCAGTTGCGATGGTGCTCGTTGGCCGTGGTCTAAGCGGATTTGCTGTTGGCGTGGCTTCTTTAGCATTGCCAGTTTATTTGAGTGAAGCCATTCACCCGTTGATTCGTGGCATTCTGGGACTCATGCCGACACTGATTGGAAATTTCGGCATGCTTTCGTGTTTCATCATAGGATACTTTGCGAATTGGTCACCGCTTGCCATAATATCCGGCTTACTTTGTATACCTTTCCTAgtgctgttgttttttgtacCCGAAAGTCCGCGTTGGTATCTTACAAAAGGAAAACCGGAGAGGGCCGAGTCCGCTCTGACTCGACTACGGCGCAAGAACACCAATGTTGCGGATGAATTCAAAGAAATGACAAAACGGCTAGCCGACGAAGCAGAAGGATCAAATACATGCAAGGACATATTTcagaaaaagtattttaaaccGGTTTCTATAGCAGTAGCGCTGATGATTTTCCAACAGCTCAGCGGGATCAGTGCAGTAATTTTTTATACAGTCATGATCTTTAATATGTCAGATTCTAGTGTCGACAGTTATCTGAGCACCATCATTGTGGGAACTGTTAATTTTATGGCTTCTCTATTGGCAATATTTAACATAGATCACGCAGGTCGCAAG GTTTTGCTCATCATATCTGCGTTGTCTATGATTATAACCTTATTTGTGCTCTCCGCATTTTTCTATTGCAAGTCGAGAGAAATGAATCTTGACGGCGTTGGTTGGGTGCCATTGGTATGCCTTGTGATCTATGTGCTCGGTTTCTCAATGGGCTTTGGTCCTATTCCTTGGCTTATGATGGGCGAGATCCTGCCGTCCCGTATCCGTGCACCAGCTGCGTCTTTGGTAGTCGGCTGCAATTGGGGATTCACTTTTATTGTGACTAAAACCTTTCAGGATTTGATTG ATCTTGTTGGAGCACATGgggcatttgtttttttttgtgctgtttgtATAATTGCACTAgtctttgttatatttatagtgCCGGAAACGAAGAACAAATCACTTGAACAAATCGAAGAAGAGCTAACTGGAGGATCTGGCAAATAA
- the LOC132792965 gene encoding facilitated trehalose transporter Tret1-2 homolog isoform X3, which translates to MSDKSEKLSVLSLTQIVAAFGLSMCAFSIGNAAAYTSPALPSMTNKNVTSFSVSTQEASWVGGIMPLAGLVGGILGGPLIMYVGRKMTAMLSFVPFFIGWTLIAFASSVAMVLVGRGLSGFAVGVASLALPVYLSEAIHPLIRGILGLMPTLIGNFGMLSCFIIGYFANWSPLAIISGLLCIPFLVLLFFVPESPRWYLTKGKPERAESALTRLRRKNTNVADEFKEMTKRLADEAEGSNTCKDIFQKKYFKPVSIAVALMIFQQLSGISAVIFYTVMIFNMSDSSVDSYLSTIIVGTVNFMASLLAIFNIDHAGRKVLLIISALSMIITLFVLSAFFYCKSREMNLDGVGWVPLVCLVIYVLGFSMGFGPIPWLMMGEILPSRIRAPAASLVVGCNWGFTFIVTKTFQDLIVPETKNKSLEQIEEELTGGSGK; encoded by the exons ATGTCAGACAAGTCTGAAAAATTATCAGTCCTGTCCCTGACACAG ATTGTAGCCGCTTTTGGTTTGTCCATGTGCGCTTTCAGCATTGGCAATGCTGCAGCCTACACATCGCCGGCTCTCCCTTCGATGACGAATAAAAATGTGACAAGTTTTTCGGTGTCGACGCAAGAGGCCTCCTGGGTGGGTGGCATTATGCCACTGGCAGGACTAGTAGGTGGCATTTTAGGTGGCCCATTGATCATGTATGTGGGCAGAAAGATGACAGCGATGCTGTCATTTGTACCATTCTTCATTGGCTGGACGCTGATCGCCTTCGCGTCCTCAGTTGCGATGGTGCTCGTTGGCCGTGGTCTAAGCGGATTTGCTGTTGGCGTGGCTTCTTTAGCATTGCCAGTTTATTTGAGTGAAGCCATTCACCCGTTGATTCGTGGCATTCTGGGACTCATGCCGACACTGATTGGAAATTTCGGCATGCTTTCGTGTTTCATCATAGGATACTTTGCGAATTGGTCACCGCTTGCCATAATATCCGGCTTACTTTGTATACCTTTCCTAgtgctgttgttttttgtacCCGAAAGTCCGCGTTGGTATCTTACAAAAGGAAAACCGGAGAGGGCCGAGTCCGCTCTGACTCGACTACGGCGCAAGAACACCAATGTTGCGGATGAATTCAAAGAAATGACAAAACGGCTAGCCGACGAAGCAGAAGGATCAAATACATGCAAGGACATATTTcagaaaaagtattttaaaccGGTTTCTATAGCAGTAGCGCTGATGATTTTCCAACAGCTCAGCGGGATCAGTGCAGTAATTTTTTATACAGTCATGATCTTTAATATGTCAGATTCTAGTGTCGACAGTTATCTGAGCACCATCATTGTGGGAACTGTTAATTTTATGGCTTCTCTATTGGCAATATTTAACATAGATCACGCAGGTCGCAAG GTTTTGCTCATCATATCTGCGTTGTCTATGATTATAACCTTATTTGTGCTCTCCGCATTTTTCTATTGCAAGTCGAGAGAAATGAATCTTGACGGCGTTGGTTGGGTGCCATTGGTATGCCTTGTGATCTATGTGCTCGGTTTCTCAATGGGCTTTGGTCCTATTCCTTGGCTTATGATGGGCGAGATCCTGCCGTCCCGTATCCGTGCACCAGCTGCGTCTTTGGTAGTCGGCTGCAATTGGGGATTCACTTTTATTGTGACTAAAACCTTTCAGGATTTGATTG tgCCGGAAACGAAGAACAAATCACTTGAACAAATCGAAGAAGAGCTAACTGGAGGATCTGGCAAATAA